A stretch of Chionomys nivalis chromosome 2, mChiNiv1.1, whole genome shotgun sequence DNA encodes these proteins:
- the Rab4b gene encoding ras-related protein Rab-4B, whose protein sequence is MAETYDFLFKFLVIGSAGTGKSCLLHQFIENKFKQDSNHTIGVEFGSRVVSVGGKTVKLQIWDTAGQERFRSVTRSYYRGAAGALLVYDITSRETYNSLAAWLTDARTLASPNIVVILCGNKKDLDPEREVTFLEASRFAQENELMFLETSALTGENVEEAFLKCARTILNKIDSGELDPERMGSGIQYGDVSLRQLRQPRSAQAVAPQPCGC, encoded by the exons ACTTCCTCTTCAAATTCCTGGTGATTGGCAGTGCTGGAACTGGCAAATCATGTCTTCTCCATCAGTTCATTGAGAATAAGT tcAAACAGGACTCCAACCACACCATTGGCGTGGAGTTTGGATCCAGGGTGGTCAGTGTTGGGGGGAAGACTGTGAAGCTCCAGATTTGGGACACTGCCGGCCAGGAGCGCTTTCG GTCGGTGACACGAAGTTATTACCGAGGGGCAGCTGGAGCCCTGCTGGTGTACGACATCACCAG CCGAGAGACATACAACTCACTAGCTGCATGGCTGACTGATGCCCGGACGCTGGCCAGCCCCAACATCGTGGTCATCCTCTGTGGCAACAAGAAGGATCTGGATCCTGAGCGTGAGGTTACTTTCCTCGAAGCCTCCCGCTTTGCCCAGGAGAACG AGCTGATGTTCCTGGAGACCAGTGCTCTCACGGGTGAGAACGTGGAAGAAGCGTTCCTGAAGTGCGCGCGCACCATCCTCAACAAGATCGACTCAG GTGAACTAGACCCCGAGAGGATGGGCTCAGGCATTCAGTATGGTGACGTATCTCTTCGCCAGCTGCGGCAGCCTCGCAGCGCTCAGGCCGTGGCTCCTCAGCCTTGTGGCTGCTGA